Below is a genomic region from Polyodon spathula isolate WHYD16114869_AA chromosome 26, ASM1765450v1, whole genome shotgun sequence.
GGTCTACTATTGATAACCTGGTAAATAAAGCAAGCGCAGTTACCTCCGGAATCATGAACAACTCTGGAACTGAGAAACTCCCAAATGCCCAGTCCACTGCATGTCATCCCGGTTACTATTGTGTATTCTCTGGGTATTTTATTTTACCAGCGTCCCCTGCTGGCCCAACTGCTAAACTGCATCACTTGATTTTGTGCAATGTTTCACGGCTTGAATTTGTATGCGTCTAATTTGTCAACGCTTGTAAGCAAACAATATGCAGTATACTAATTATAATACATGCATTGTGTTGCTTTAACTTATTACTAGATCCAAATTAAAATTCTTGgttagtgtttgttgttgttgttttgtttttgtttttacattctaTCAGGTACCTTTATAACGTTTGTGGGTAGCATATGTAAATAACGCATGAACTTCTTAGTTACGTGACTGCTGTGcacagtattattttaattaatgtaaaccTTACAGTAATCAAACCCGACTATTGGTAATACAATATTTTACTATTGCtaaaactgtgtaaaataaaaataatgcctAGATCTCCTGTATGAAAAGCCACTGCAATTTTCCGTATCAATCAGTGCTCGAAGTACTTGCAAGCACCATCCTCTTCAAATGGGAAACTCTACTAAATGAGGCCGATCATCGGTGCTTTTTCCCTCGAAGGCGGCTGTTTGTAATCCCGAGCACGGCTGAAGTAATCAGGGTGTAATTTAGTTCTTTGGTAAACGGACAGGGAAGCCTAAAGCAGATTTTATTCTTCTTCCATGTGGTAATATCCTTAGAGGTCACCTACAACATAGATATACAAGTGTAATGAGGCACACAACTGGATCAAAGGTACCAACTTTATTACATTCAAGATTGCTTGACGGTCTTTCCCAGAACGACAGTGAGTTATTAGCGTATTTACATTTGATTGCCATTAACAACCCAAGTTAAGACTCGTTATTGTAGCCATGCTCGAGTAATCTTTAATAGTTAACATATTGTaaagaacatgtttttatttaaccaCGGGGGACGAGAGGCTGTAGTGGTAATACGTGTAGCAGACTCTGATCAAGCGTCGCTGTCACAATTAGTAGATATGTTACAGTGGTGACTACATTAGCTCTGCCCTGCCCTAATGCAGAGCTGTATTTGAGTAGAAACCTGTATTACAAACTGTAATGGGTTTCTGGTACAAGAAAATGTAACCATGTGTGAATAAATTATCATTAAGGTTTGTATGAATAAGGTTTAAATCGTGGAAAATGATCTTAAGTAGGCCTGCAAGACTAGGGAATGGCATCATACTTGCTTATTTAACTTTTATGTACTTGATCTAGATCAAACTAGAATGATGAAAATGTGTTCCATCACATTCCCAGGGAAAGGTTGGATGCCATCTTGTGGGAGAATAAGGCACTGTACTCTTTAAAACTTCATATATTCTTGTACAAAGTTGCATTTCAGATTGATGTAATTAGGGTTTCTGttttctgatttttctttttttgcaactctgttttaaatcctccattatgtaggaatgtgctgccactcagtagctgggatctggtttaaaatattcagaactaatcaatgatAGGTACAAGTTACATTGGGAAAGGGGGTGGTTAACATTaacagaattcttttttttttttttgtatggggtggggggggggggggttatttgtTAAAACCataaatcagaagccctaattataagtcAGTGTGCAACAGGTTTGTAACCTTGAATAGTTCCGTCTGGTATTTTTGCCTAATCATAGATCAATATTTtagctgcttttttatttttgttttattgaattgtgAACTAGTAAATCTGACCTAAATGCCCTACTGTATATTTTGCTGTGACTTGAGACTTTAGATTAGTTCCACTAAGAATTAGcaataacacaaagaaaaaaataaataaagatccaacagatattttaaaataattcataaacAACTTTTAAAGTTTGCTGAAAAATTTTATTACAATCAAAATGACATAGAAAGACGTCATTTCACTGTAAATTATTCAGCTGATACAATTTAAATGCAAGGCCTTCTGCCAGATAATAGAAAAATTCTAAACTTGAAAACAAACTCACAGTACAGTCAATCCCACCTGTTATTTCTAGGGCTGTAACAGTTTGCCAGTATTTAACATACAGCAAAATCCAGTCCTGCCAGTAATGTTATTGCCATCATAATTGTATGCAGAGAAGATATGATTACTCAGGTCATTTAAAAACCTAGGCTGGACTTAAGGTATATGTAGGCCTTTGTTCAGTCATGCTTTTTGATAACACCATGTTCAACATTTAAAGTGCTTTCATCAAACAAGTAGagtattacttatttattattactggAGGCCATCCCTAAGGTGTTAAAAATACCAAGTTTAGAGCCCAcatgaagaaaatacattttaaaggcatCTCCTACAAGAGAAACTaaccttaaatattttttttttttcccagatttaaaaatcaaaacaaaaacaaagatatgcAACATCCCTAGGCATTTAAGAGTGGGTAACCTTTAAACACTGCAGCTAGTCTAGCCTGTTACTTTTGCATGGTCAAACTggtatttctgtacatttttatttaagcctcatttatatataaaaaaaaaaaaaaaaaaaaaaaatcagctgagCAGCAATTTTACATGCAGCACATTTAATCCATGTGATTATTTACAAGTTGGATTTTCTTTACATTACAACGACATTATTACAAATGATTTGGTAATTAAGTCAATTCATTTCTGATCTGTCGCATTCATACAGAAACTTTTGGTTTTTGGTCATCCTTTTCCTTGCTCTTCTTAGATTTCTTTTTCTTATGCTTGTGTTTCTGGCCTTTGTTTTCGGGATCAGATTCGTTGCCTGCGtgcttcttgtgttttttgtgtttcttgtgcTTTTTGTGCTTCTTgtcctttttcttcttctttttcttgcTGTCTTGGCTGCCGGCAGAGCTGGCACTGCTGCTGCGGCTGTGAGGCTGGCTCTCTGTGGGGCTCTGGTTGTGACTGCGGTTCACACTTGTACTCTGGCTTGGGGTTGGGCTCAAACTGGGAGGAAGGGGAGCTGCCACCACCCCCTTCTCTTTAACTTGTTCAAGCTTATGGTTATGATCAGAGGCTTCGCTCTCACCGTCGCTCTCGCTGTAGTCAGGCACGAAAGCAGCCTCGTCGGTTTCTCTGGCCAAGTCAGATGACAGCCGGGCAGATCGGACGAGCAGTGGCTTGTTCTTATTGTGCTCACGCTCATTTCGGCCAACAGTTCTCTCCGTGTCAGTCCTAACATCGGGGGACTCGGACCTATGTGACTTGTAACCACCATGATccctttccttttcctttttgcTTCTCATCTCTGTGGTTGCATGTCTGTTTGTATCTTTACTAGACATTTTGTCTGATCGATGGTCATCCACTACTGCACGCTTTAAATCTGGGGCATTTTTGTAATCTGTACGTGTCTTTTTGTCCCTTGCAGGACTATGATCAGATCTCTTTGATTCTGTTGCGACTTTCCTTGGAATGTCAACATGCACACCCCTATCTCTGCTCTTTTGACTTGGAGCATGTTCTTTAGTTAGGGAAGGGGAGTCCCTCCTCTTGTTGGATTCTTTCAGTTTTTCTTCTTTACGCCTAGAGCTCGGGTTATCTCGGTTACTTCCAGCATAATCTGTCTTTTTGTCAATGGCTGTTAAATTGTCTTTAACTGAAGATGCCCGGGAACCAGCATTAGATTTTTCTGCAGTTCTGTCTTTAGAAGAGGAGTACGAGGAGACACTTTTTTCACTCCCTTTATCACTGGACCTATCCGGGTTTCTTTCTTTGTCTGACTGGGAAGGAGGTGCTTTCCTCTTTTCCATGTCTACAGCTGGATGTTCCTTTTCTCTGATCTCCTTTTCGCTGCTCTTCTCCTTTTCTCTGATCTCCTTTTCACTGCTCTTCTCCTTTTCTCTGATCTCTTTTTCTCTGATCACCTTTTCACTGATCTTCTCCTTTTCTCTGATCATCTCCTTTTCTCCAATCTCCTTTTCGCCAATCTCCTCCTTTTCGCTTGGCACAATTGTCTTCAAAACTTTGGATTCAGGCTGAAGTTCCTCACTGGCAGGCTCTTTGGCCGCTTTGGGCATTTTCTCAAACTGTGGAGAGTCCTTGTCAGTCTGTTTTACCTCGCTGGAAGATGTTAcagcaacatttttcacaatagcAGATTTTCCACTCCCAGCAACCAATGCTGACTTAGCATCATCATCTTCCGATTCATAGTCTTCCTTCTCCCATTTTGAAAGAGGAACTTGGATCATAACAATCTCGTCTTCTGCTGGAGTTGAGCTGTCATTGTTGTACTCTTCCATGGTCTTCACCACTGTCTTTTTCATGTCCAGCTTTTCTTCTAGTCTTCTAACTGGGCTGCCTCCTGTGGAGCTAGTGCTATAAAACAGACAAAGGATGGGACATTAGGAAAATTGAAAATAGGTTTAGAAATTTCAAACCAAAAGTCATAACTATTAATGCAAGTACCcactccttttgttttgtagtacCCCCATATTGGGTAAGCCAGAAACAGCATGAGTAGCTGGTATGAATACTAGATAAGGGGTAATGTTTGATATGAGGTTGGTGGGTTCACTTTAGCATGTGGTTATCTATTTGATAACTTAAAACAAGTACAcacataatatactgtaattaaatctgcaagaaaataaacttatttttaataCTGATATTTCCAAATGCATGAACCAATATACATCTATGTATCCAACAGCAGTTTTGGAAACTTCACCTGTATGTTTCAATTAGCTTTATTACAACATTTGCCAAAAACTGACCTGGTGTAATCTACCAAGGTAGAAGCTGTTCCATCTGCAGCTTGTACTTTTCTtcgtatttttgttttcattttttctgcCCTAATGTTTTCTGCTCCATCTGTTTCTTCCACTAGAGCTATGTTTTCCCCGCTTACAATCTTTTTGCCAGTCTCACGGTTGATTTTGATCTTTCTCACTGGAACAATTCTCTCTTCTTTATCTACCTTTTCCACTACAGGCTTGGCAATTGTCTTTTCTGGATATTTCTCAGGCTCAGGTTTTGATTTTGGAGATTGCTTTACCACTTGCTTTGCCACTTCTACAGTTTCAATTCTAGGGGACTTAAGAGGCATTTCAAGATCTTTTTctatgtgtttttcttcttttcttttcctcTTCTCTTGTTTAACATCTGAGGTTTTTCTAGATTTGTCCTCAACTTTAGCCGCCTTTTCCACATATTTCTTTGGTTTCTCCTCCTTGCTTGGGAACTTTTCATGTTTAGATGCCTCCTTGACATACTCTTTCTTCTCCTTGGTCTTCTCCTCTTTAACCACTTTAGGCTCTTGATGGTGTTTAGCTGGTTTCTGCTGTCCTTTGCGGGACAGAGCAGCCTTGTCCTCTTTCTGGGACACGTGCTGCTTTGAAGCTTCAGCCTTCTGAGAAGAATCTTCTTTTGGCTTTTTCATTGGGGGCTCCACACGTGAAGACTTCTCATTGTCTGCATCAACCTGCTTTTCTCTGGACGGTTTGTGGGTCTTCACCGAGGAGTCTTTCTTGGGAGCGCCGCTTTCTGGTTTGCGCTTAAGTTTTTCACCCTTTGCTTTCACCTTTTCCCTTTTGTCTTTCTCAGCCATAGCTTTATAGAGGACAGATGGACTTTCCATGGGTTCATCTCTGACAGGGGTGGCATCATCCCTGCTTGGAGGCATCAATACAGAATCCCCCTTACCTTCGTCACCACCGGTGGGTTTTCTCGAGCCATCTAAAGAATCTACACCAGGGAACAGTTCATTCTCATCGCCTTTCCTCTTTTTCCTGTGCTTTTTATGTTTGATACCTTTTCCATCGGCTAGAGGATTATCTGCTTCTTTTTCCTTTGATTTTCTAGGCTCTTTGCTGCTTTTGTGCCCTTCTTTATAGACAAACTTCTCAGGATAGTTTCCAGGCACATTACGAACTCTCTGGCTCTGACTCTGCCCAGATGGAGGGTAGTCCTCTCTGCGACCTCGACTGTATGGTGAATTGTCCCGTCTGACCACTGGTGGGCCAAACCGTTCTGCAATGAAATGTTCTCTATTAGATGGAGGAGGCCTAGGCCTTGGCTGATTGCCAGGGGGGGTGTAGTATTCGTTATACCATTCTCGGTACTTCCTTTCCCACTCCCTGTATCTTTCCCTCTCAAAAGGGTCTCTCTGGTCCACAGAACGACCATAGGAAGCCTTGGCATCATAGGGGGGCGGCTCTCTATATCTGTTGAAGTGCTCTCTGTCACCTTCAGGCTGTGGCGGTGGTGCAGGTCGTTTACTGGGGGTATGGCCCCGGTACCCTGGAGATCTTGAACGAGAGCGatatcctcctcctcctcctcctcctcctcctcctcctcctcgatAAGCAGGGGACCTGGTCCGGGATCGGCGATATCCGTGTGATCGCGACCTGGAGCGATAACTCCGGCTCCTGCCTCCCCCACCTCTTCGGGAGTACACTGGAGATCTGGAGTAGGAGCGAGAATGGGATCGGCTGCCAGACCTCGAGTAGGATCGGGAGGATCGTGATCTGGATTTTGAGTAAGAGTAGGAACTGCCACTGAACGATGAGCCGCTGTATGGCGACTTTGACCTGTTAGGGAAAATAAGACCGTTTCATGATTCAGAATATATTCTTTCATGCAAATACAAAAGATATAAAGTTCTAGTAAAAAAGATATACCCCAGTGAAAATCTATAATTTCtaaaaatttctcaaaaacaaattataggaaaaatctttagtagcagaagttttgcttttgtggatgaggaaaaagttacaagaaatagatgtctacaaagATTTATTTCTAACGCAAAAAGTGTTCATACCCTTTAATGCCATGATAGTAttatctacaaggtgctagaaatttcaatataatgcagaacctaattctagaaaagtctagaaaatgctggattgtggGTGAACATTCTTGtacagtataaaagggttaggcataagatgattgctgtcattaccaagaAGTCAAtaagggaaaaagtaaagagctacctgaagaccttagacagaaaattaattattggTATAAAGTATGCTAGAAGATTTctaagcatttgagtatcccaatttcaactattgtttatTATCAAGACGTACACGActcgtggtactgtcacaacgtcCCTCAGTCTGGAAGGAGGTTccttcaccaagaacaagtagaagaattgtgagaaaGGTTAATAACAAAACAGAGACTGGCTGGCAAACATATTTAAAGTGGACTGGCTGCAAGTGGCACTGGGGTTTCCATTccaggtctcaatggtcgcaggccaaggaaaaagctacgtttaggaaaatgtcacaactacaaattgcttaaagtttgcaaaacggcatatgatattgaaagaaaaaagtaacgcattaaacaaaaaataaattaattttaaaaaagagccgtttggtcacgctgatagtcgttacgtttgaagtctggtgaggcgtacaaggaaaagaacaccatacttaTTGTCAAGCACGGAGGTGGTAATAGCCTTCTATGTGGCTATTTTTCATCTAATGGCAcaagaaatttagttccaatacatggtcaGATGGATtccataccaaaagatattggccaatcatctgaaaccctctgttGCAAAACTTGGTTTAAGGCACAACTGGATATTCCAAAATgataacgatccaaagcacacatcaaaatctacttcagaatggttgaagaataaaatcaaggtacttgaatggcctagtcaaagtccggctgagaatctttggtatgagttgaagggtgtgaataagagaagtcctcggaatttgaatgaactggaacaattttgtgttgaagaatggttaaaaaaaaaaaaaaaaaaaaaaaaaaaaacacgaaagaATCATGTCAAATTAATTGACAAATATCAGAATCGTTTACAAGACATTATTATTGCCTCAACTATCTAtccatttcattttccttgtcagagtTTGaacacttttgaattagcattgttGGAGTTTTGGAAAAGACAATGCTGAAAAATAGTTgacatccacaaaagcaaaatgtttgctataaaagatttttcctataattatttgcttgagaaacttgtagaaattataaatttccgtTGCAGtaagtaaacttttgactacaactgtatacaaAGAGTATGCCACCATGTGTCAATTAAATTATATTCCAACGTATTTTAATGTTTGTGCTGAGAGATTCTGGTTtgtctctgttctccaggattttttttggtttttttacagAAACATCATGGCTAATGTTAACATTTGACAACAAGAATTTTCAAAATTGACCTAAAAAGAACCTGAAACAAAGACTTGCCTTGAATAGGATCGCCTCCTTTCCTTTTGGATCTTTCTATATTCCAATAATTCTTTAGCAAAGTCGTTAGTAAACTCATCAAGCTTAGACTTCTCCCTACCAACGAAGCGACAGTTGGAACTATTTATTGAAAAAACGGGGAGATAAAACTTGAAAGTTAAAAAAGCAAACAGGCAATTCATCATCACATTTGTATTAAGGTTACTTGGTACAAGAAAAGGTTTGCAAATAAAATCTAGGTCAAAAATATCTAGGTTACCCAAAATACATGTATTCAATAATTTAAAATGCCACAGGTTACATAActaatttaaccctttgtggtcctatgtcggaccagatccgacattctgattttccctttccagtccgatatcaaaaagacaaagcacaggtctctagacgttttttctccagaaaaagcagagacaaccattcaatggccaagtgaccgataggagctgaatgaaactggaaaaaaaaggtCCGTGTGAGCAacagagctagcagctgcaccacagtgataatgatggacacaaacaatggagatagctgcttccgcatcccgcgctcaaagaatatcatggacatctgcagagctttttgagatggtatagtaataaaataatgacttggatcacattattgaggtgtttggtaataaaacgagttatcaggagaggatttatcagtatgcacatctataaagaggtatgtgaaaaatacagcgaacaaggggtggggcttggctggagatgcagtactgatgtcgttttgccatgcaatgagttttaaacctgttttactctaaaaaacatacattttaaacagcgcgtgtgaaaataaattggacctgatgcctctgacaagcgctgaataaatggactgcaaagggttaaacaaaacataattagTTTCCCCTTTTATTAAAGTACACATATAAAATCAAGGACAAAATAGACTACAATCGTAAAATGTTATGAATGCCAACTTACTCCTCTTTTAGTCTACGCTGTTGCCTGTAGAACTCTTCCCTAGATAGCGGGGGTGCCTGTGGGATGGTAGGAATGGCACTGCCCTGTGCTACAGTGGTTACAGTGGGAACCCATGGAGCTGCAACAGTTGTTGAGACTGGAGGGAACAATGGAGGGGGAACACTGTACCCAGTGGTAGGTGGCTGAAACAgaggagggaactgaggaagTGGCACTCCAGGTGGAAGAGGCAAGGTGTGGGAGGGAGGAGGGAAAAGAGACGGGGGAGGCACGTAAACAGGGGCCATGCTTGGCAAAGTAGTCGCTTGTGTTCTGGAAGGCCGGTCACTCTGCGGTCGACCTCTGCTGGATGAACtgtggtataaaaataaaaatgataattgaattaatttaaaataaaagcatgaattTTTCCAACCAATCAGAAGTTATAACTTGCATAATTACAACTCCATGATCTAGACCaggagtctccaaccctggtcctggagagctactgtggttgctggttttcatttcagccaatctctcagttacttaactgaaccgattattggcttaattagtcaagactAAGTGGTGTTCCAGATCTtgagccactgatgatgtaaagacacctataaaacctgctggataggggatctccaggaccagggtcggAGACCCCAGATCTAGACACTCACATACTTGTGTTAAGGAATGAACAATTCTAATTATAACTAcaaatgtatgtgtgacatgcttcCAGACAGACACTTAACACATATTCTCCTCGTGAATATTGAAATGGCATGATGTGGAATTTCTATAGAGGTGGTTATACAAGTCCTATTGAAGGTGATGAACTAcccaatatattgtattatttaaaacaaaaaaacaaagccaaaacaATCTATGGCGCTTTTGCAAAGTTTTGCTGTACTTACGCATCCCAGCCTTGTCGACTGCCACCAGGACGAACAGTGGTGGTTCTCATTGGCTGacctgaaaaaaaatctaaaatatgcaTAATTAGAAAAGTTGAACATTTAATCTAAACTTTGTTTCTTTAAGTTTGCCTACAAAAGTTCTTACCTGTTGTAGGTATAGAGTGGCCAACTGAATGAGGTTGACCAAGCACAGGAAcctggtaaaaaagaaaaaaaaaattagtaatggTTTATTATGAAACTTTGACATACATTTTCACAACTCTTATCAGCCAATGAAACCATAATGACCTGAAATTCTTTGGAAACTGaaggtattttgtttaaattgtgttttgctaattaaggaaaaaatataaaagcaaaagaTTTGCTTTACCTTTGGAACAGAAGATGTTGTCATAGATGTAGCTGCAGAAACCATCAAAGATGTGGCAGGAGTTAAAACAATTCTCTCAGGctctctgaaataaaaaaaaaaaatatttatttgaaattaaagCCATTTTGTCAGATCCcaaattacacatttttcttCAAGAATGCTGAACACCAAAGACATTGTCTAGATAGTAaacgtttattttaaaaatacataataatatattgaCCAATACAAAGTACTTGCTAATTTAGTTTAAATTCTCCTAATATTCACACGTAATTGATGTAATAAGCACAATACCTGAAACATAAAACATGTGGATAAATAGTCTTTCCTTTAAACCACACTTACTTTACTGAAACAGGTTCTTCGTGCTTCCCTGGTGGCTGTGGAGAGGGCACCGACGTGGACACTTCTAAAGTAGGGCCACTGGAGACAAGATTCACCTGGACAATTGGTGCAGCAGGTGGAACAGCGGCAGGGGTCTGTGTCTGGTGCGGCACTGGAGTGGGTATAGCAGCAGGAATGACGGGGGAAGGAGTAGCAACAGGTGCAGGGATATTGGCCACTAGGGGATCCTGCTGCCTGGAGGATGTCGGTCTTGCAGCTGGCTGGACAGGACGCTGCACTTGTGGTCTGGACTGACCCTGCATCGGTGCAGTTTGCAGAGCCTGTCCCTTACGAAGCCTTTTGGTGTAgccagtttcatttttaaaattgtttacagccttaaaaaggggagaaaaaaaaatattgcagcatgTTATTTGTTgattgcagggaaaaaaaaaaaacttgccccCTCTAAGATAAAACTAGAATTTGAAAACTTTAGAACTTGGTAACAAATTATAGCTGAGAAATTGAAAAATTACCTGTCGTAAAAATTTATTGGCAATCAAGCAATCAGGTGAAACATCCGTCTGATTGCAAGTAGGACACATATGTTCATCTGACTCCAGCAGAAATGTTCTAATACCTGcagataaaataaattgttatttactattaggaaaaaaaatacatcaattaaacTTCCAAGGTGTGCCTATTTTCTGTATATTTAAGTCAAGAAGTTTACAATCTATGTGGGTATTTTTCAAATTTAACCCTATTACTGTCAGTCAGTAAAAGCCATTTTAACAGTTGCTAGGATAGGTCCACTTAAAATGCCACAACTTGAAGGTTTAATGCATATAGTTTATGAATCAATTTCAGCTACTTTAAGTTAGGCCTTTTCTTCTAGGCAGCCAACCatagaaaaactaaaatgttgaAAGATGaacattttttacttattttatacaatgtaatgtatttacaaaaaaaaaaagaaagattaacttttgtcaaataaatgtgttttcatgtttttagtAAAGTTACACAACTATCCACTAGTGAATCAATGTAATGGTAGGTTTCCCACTGGCTGCAAGGTACCTCAAAACTACTCAATTGATGTCAGACaccctgcaatgcacacactgtcATGAACATGAGTACGAGAAACAAATTAATAGCACTTTCAGCCCAGTACAGGCTACCGCCTAGTCACATGACCCATTTCAAGGTGGCCACCATAAACCCTGTGTGTGGTACTGAG
It encodes:
- the LOC121301015 gene encoding E3 ubiquitin-protein ligase RBBP6-like isoform X1; this encodes MSCVHYKFSSKLNYDTVTFDGLHITLCDLKKQIMGRERLKASDCDLQITNAQTKEEYTDDGALIPKNSSVIIRRIPIGGVKATSKTYVIDRTESSSGSSKAIDDSAASITLAQLSKTANLAEANASEDDKIRAMMSQSNHEYDPVHYMKKLLGPPPPNYTCFRCMKTGHYIRNCPTNGDKNFESTPRIKKSTGIPRSFMMEVDDPNMKGAMLTNTGKYAIPTIDAEAYAIGKKEKPPFLPQEQSSSSDEEDPVPDELLCLICKDIMNDAVVIPCCGNSYCDDCIRTFLLESDEHMCPTCNQTDVSPDCLIANKFLRQAVNNFKNETGYTKRLRKGQALQTAPMQGQSRPQVQRPVQPAARPTSSRQQDPLVANIPAPVATPSPVIPAAIPTPVPHQTQTPAAVPPAAPIVQVNLVSSGPTLEVSTSVPSPQPPGKHEEPVSVKEPERIVLTPATSLMVSAATSMTTSSVPKVPVLGQPHSVGHSIPTTDFFSGQPMRTTTVRPGGSRQGWDASSSRGRPQSDRPSRTQATTLPSMAPVYVPPPSLFPPPSHTLPLPPGVPLPQFPPLFQPPTTGYSVPPPLFPPVSTTVAAPWVPTVTTVAQGSAIPTIPQAPPLSREEFYRQQRRLKEDSNCRFVGREKSKLDEFTNDFAKELLEYRKIQKERRRSYSRSKSPYSGSSFSGSSYSYSKSRSRSSRSYSRSGSRSHSRSYSRSPVYSRRGGGGRSRSYRSRSRSHGYRRSRTRSPAYRGGGGGGGGGGGGYRSRSRSPGYRGHTPSKRPAPPPQPEGDREHFNRYREPPPYDAKASYGRSVDQRDPFERERYREWERKYREWYNEYYTPPGNQPRPRPPPSNREHFIAERFGPPVVRRDNSPYSRGRREDYPPSGQSQSQRVRNVPGNYPEKFVYKEGHKSSKEPRKSKEKEADNPLADGKGIKHKKHRKKRKGDENELFPGVDSLDGSRKPTGGDEGKGDSVLMPPSRDDATPVRDEPMESPSVLYKAMAEKDKREKVKAKGEKLKRKPESGAPKKDSSVKTHKPSREKQVDADNEKSSRVEPPMKKPKEDSSQKAEASKQHVSQKEDKAALSRKGQQKPAKHHQEPKVVKEEKTKEKKEYVKEASKHEKFPSKEEKPKKYVEKAAKVEDKSRKTSDVKQEKRKRKEEKHIEKDLEMPLKSPRIETVEVAKQVVKQSPKSKPEPEKYPEKTIAKPVVEKVDKEERIVPVRKIKINRETGKKIVSGENIALVEETDGAENIRAEKMKTKIRRKVQAADGTASTLVDYTSTSSTGGSPVRRLEEKLDMKKTVVKTMEEYNNDSSTPAEDEIVMIQVPLSKWEKEDYESEDDDAKSALVAGSGKSAIVKNVAVTSSSEVKQTDKDSPQFEKMPKAAKEPASEELQPESKVLKTIVPSEKEEIGEKEIGEKEMIREKEKISEKVIREKEIREKEKSSEKEIREKEKSSEKEIREKEHPAVDMEKRKAPPSQSDKERNPDRSSDKGSEKSVSSYSSSKDRTAEKSNAGSRASSVKDNLTAIDKKTDYAGSNRDNPSSRRKEEKLKESNKRRDSPSLTKEHAPSQKSRDRGVHVDIPRKVATESKRSDHSPARDKKTRTDYKNAPDLKRAVVDDHRSDKMSSKDTNRHATTEMRSKKEKERDHGGYKSHRSESPDVRTDTERTVGRNEREHNKNKPLLVRSARLSSDLARETDEAAFVPDYSESDGESEASDHNHKLEQVKEKGVVAAPLPPSLSPTPSQSTSVNRSHNQSPTESQPHSRSSSASSAGSQDSKKKKKKKDKKHKKHKKHKKHKKHAGNESDPENKGQKHKHKKKKSKKSKEKDDQKPKVSV